A genome region from Leptodactylus fuscus isolate aLepFus1 chromosome 6, aLepFus1.hap2, whole genome shotgun sequence includes the following:
- the PANX3 gene encoding pannexin-3 translates to MSIAHRAAEYMLSDALLPDIPPNKKALRLELPLDHVIKVVSVGLPLLLVSMTFARELSTGSQIICFPPNNFTAKQVQYVDKHCWQSLTHHDFTADGKLSATSLWIHKVFPFMLMIIGVVMYIPVALWRHISRSSLYPDLLFIIDELDKSYNRSIKMVQHLLKTHRTCPDPLLFWEELKSARHVRYFEFPLLEKYLTCKQRSHYIVFTYILRNLLLLFLIVITCLYLAFFHLSVFNQEEFVCHVTPGFHVSEPSTSEFVKCKLVSLTIFQVISVLNAVVYMLLLPIIMFNMSRLFHWDKQFLNVYEMLPAFDLLTNKMLGCPINDLNIIIMFLRANISELKSFGRLSVLCTLKKTARNNENIDTVVDFMTLLVGMDEDITPDFTSCEENMAASKTQPISKPNNFEMVKIEGKK, encoded by the exons ATGTCAATAGCACACAGGGCAGCAGAGTATATGCTCTCAGATGCTTTACTGCCAGATATCCCACCTAATAAGAAAGCCCTCCGCCTGGAGTTACCCCTGGATCATGTCATTAAGGTGGTCTCTGTTGGTCTACCTCTGCTACTTGTCTCAATGACTTTTGCTCGGGAACTTTCTACAG GGTCACAAATTATCTGCTTCCCTCCAAATAATTTTACTGCGAAGCAAGTGCAGTATGTGGATAAACACTGCTGGCAGTCACTGACGCACCACGACTTCACTGCCGATGGGAAACTCTCAGCCACATCCCTGTGGATCCATAAG GTGTTCCCGTTTATGCTGATGATTATCGGCGTTGTAATGTATATACCGGTCGCACTGTGGAGACACATTTCTAGGTCTTCATTATATCCAGATCTCCTCTTTATCATTGATGAGCTTGACAAATCCTACAATCGATCCATTAAGATGGTACAACATTTATTGAAGACCCACAGGACTTGCCCTGACCCTCTGCTATTCTGGGAGGAGCTGAAAAG TGCTCGTCATGTCCGATACTTTGAATTTCCTCTGCTGGAGAAGTATCTGACCTGCAAGCAACGTTCACACTACATTGTATTCACCTACATCCTGAGGAACCTTCTCCTTTTATTTCTGATCGTCATCACCTGCTTGTACCTTGCATTCTTCCATCTCAGTGTCTTCAACCAGGAAGAATTCGTTTGTCATGTGACACCAGGATTCCATGTTTCTGAACCATCCACTTCTGAATTTGTGAAATGTAAGTTAGTCTCTCTGACCATCTTCCAGGTGATCAGCGTGCTCAATGCCGTGGTTTACATGCTCCTGCTGCCCATCATAATGTTTAATATGAGCAGACTTTTCCACTGGGACAAGCAGTTCTTGAATGTCTATGAGATGCTACCAGCCTTCGACCTCCTGACCAACAAGATGCTTGGTTGCCCTATCAATGACTTGAATATCATCATTATGTTCCTCCGTGCCAATATTTCTGAGCTGAAGTCCTTTGGCCGCCTCAGTGTCCTGTGCACACTCAAGAAGACAGCCCGTAACAATGAAAATATCGACACTGTGGTGGATTTCATGACACTGCTGGTAGGAATGGATGAAGATATAACTCCTGACTTTACCTCATGTGAAGAAAACATGGCAGCCAGTAAAACCCAACCCATATCAAAACCAAACAACTTTG aaATGGTAAAAATAGAGGGCAAAAAATAG